In the Streptomyces cinnamoneus genome, TTCGTCGTCGGCGAGGCCCGGCCCGACGACCTGGAGCTCGTCGACACCACCGAGAGGGCGCTGCGGGCGGGCATCGACGCCCTCCAGCCGGGCGCGAGGATGGGCGACGTCTCCCACGCCATCGGCGTCATCGGCCGCGCGGCGGGCTACGGCCTGCTGGAGAACCACGGCGGCCACGGGGTGGGGCGGGCGATGCACCAGGACCCCTTCGTGCCCAACGAGGGGCGCGCGGGCCGCGGCATGCGGCTGCGCCCCGGCCTGGTGCTGGCCCTGGAGCCCATGTTCCTGGCGGGCGGCCGGGACGGTTACCGCGTGGCGGGCGACGGCTGGACGCTGCGCACCCTCGACGGCAGCCGGGCGGCACACGCCGAGCACACGGTGGCCGTCACCGAGGACGGCCCCCTCATGCTCACGGCACCCTGAGCCGGCCCGGGGTGCCCTAGCATCACGCCATGGTTCGTACACCCCTCACACCGTGGGAGAGGCAGCGCGGCGAGCGGCTCGGCGCCCTGCTGCGGGCGGCCCGCGGCAAGCGGAGCATGGTCGCGGTCGCGGCTGACGCGGGACTGTCGCCGGAGACCCTCCGGAAGATCGAGACCGGCCGCGCGCCGACCCCGGCCTTCTTCACCGTCGCCGCGCTGGCCTCCGTGCTCGGCATCTCCCTGGACGACATCGCCGCGGCCTGCGGCGAGCACCCGGAGGCCGGCCAGGCCCTGTCAGCGTGACGGTCCGGGGGCGCCCTCCAGGTCCTCGCGGACGACCGACAGCAGCGGCCCCGTCTGCTCGCGCAGGTACATGTGCCCGCCCGGCAGCGTCCCGGTCCGGAACGGCCCGGTGGTCAGCTCGCCCCAGCGGGGCAGGCTCCCGGCCGGGACGAAGCGGTCCGCCTCCCCGCGGACCGCGGTGAGCGGCGTCGTGAGCGCGGGCCGCTCGGCGTACGCGTAGGTGTCGAACGCCTCCAGGTCGGCCCGCAGCAGCGGCAGCGTCGGCAGCATGAACGCCCGCAGGGCCCGCGTCGGCGCACCGGCCAGCTCCACGGCGTACTCCAGCAGGCGGTCGTCGGGCAGGTCGTGCAGTCGCCGGGACCCGCGCGGGACGCACGGCGGCACGCAGCCGGAGACGATGAGGCGGCCCGGCGGCCTGCCCAGGCCGGTGAGCGCATGGCTGAGCTCGAAGGCGAGGAGCGCGCCGAAGCTGTGGCCGAACAGCGCGTAGGGTCCGCGCACCGCGTCGAGGAGCGGGCCGGCCAGCCCGGCCACGATGCGGTCCACCGAGCGCTGCGGAGGCTCGGCCGAGCGGGCACCGCGGCCGGGCAGCTCGACGCAGGACACCTCGACGCCGGGCCCGAGCCGCCGCCCCCAGTCGCCGTAGGGGGTGAGGATCGCTCCCGCGTACGGCAGGCAGAACAGCTGCCACGCGGCGCCTGGGCGGGGCCGGGGTGTTCTCAGCCACGCCGCCCGCGCCGTCGCGCCGCCGCCGGCTGATCCGCCGCCGGGGGCGTGACCGCCCGTTTCCGCGCCTGTCCGGCTCCGCTCCACCGCGTCTCCCCCGCCGCCGCCGAATCCGGTCAACCTATCCATACGTTCCGGCGGCCGCCAGGGGGTGGTGGCCGACGTCCCGGGCCCGCGGCCGTTCAGGCCCAGTCGACGACGAGCCGCTCTCCGCGCACCGTGACCGTCGTGCCGAACTCCGCGCAGGCGCGGGTGAACCGGTCGCGGATCCACTCCCACTCGTCCCCGCTCGCCTGCGTGGTGCGGCAGAAGTCCAGGTGCAGCGGCACCGCCTCCACCCGGACGGGCCGGGGACGTGCCGGGCCCGTGCCGTCCAGGGTGACCAGGAAGAGCAGTCCCAGGTCGTTGCGGAGGACGGGGTCGACCGCGTAGTCGTCGACGAAGTCCCCCATGTCGAAGAGGCAGCGGTCCGCGACGCCGTGGAAGACGTGGGCGGAGTGCCCGGCGACCAGGGTGGCCCCCGCCTCCAGCAACGCCGCGGCCGTGTGCCGTACGTGAGGGGGCGGCGCGGACGTCATGTTGGGGCCCCAGTGCGGGGTGACCAGGACGGCGTCGGCCTCGGCGGCGGCGCGGCCCACCAGGTCGGCGAGCCAGCCCGGCACGCCCCGGGCCAGGTCGGCGTAGGCGACGCCCGGCCGGTCCGGGCCGGCGGCGAAGTCCTCCGGGTGATCGGTGACGCCGACGACCGCCAGCCGCGTTGCGCCCGCCTCCAGCAGCGCGAAGCGCCGGGCGGCGGCGGGGTCGGGCCCGGCCCCCACGCTGCGGACGCCCGCGCGGGTCAGCAGCGCGCGGGTGTCCGCCAGGGCGTCGAAGCCGTAGTCGAGGGCGTGGTTGTTGGCGAGGGTCACACAGTCCGCGCCCAGGTCCGCGAGGACCGTGGCGGCGGCCGGCGGGGCCCGGAAGAAGAAGGGCTTGCCCGGCGCCGGCCAGGGCTCGCCGCGGTCGGACACGCAGCACTCGAGGTTGAGGACGAACGCGTCCGCGCCGGCCACGAGGCCCCTCAGCGCGGCGCTGAGGACCGTGGCCGGCCGGGGGTCCTGCTCCAGCCGCTCGGCGACGCAACGCCCCAGCATCGTGTCACCGGCCAGGGCCACCGTGATCGACACCGTCCGGCACGCCTCCGTCCCTTCCGTTTCACCGTAGCTCCGGCGACCGGGGCGGTACCAGCGGCCGGGCACGCGCGCGTGCCCGGCCGCTCGCCAGGAGTGTCCGACGGCCCGTGCCGGCCCGTCGGGCTCCCCCTAGAGGTCGACCCGTAGGCCGCCCACCCTGCTGGACAGGGTCGTGGGCAGGTCGCGGCGCCGTTGCACCCGCAGCTTGCGGTAGATGCGGGTGAGGTGCT is a window encoding:
- the map gene encoding type I methionyl aminopeptidase, translated to MSSTELETMREAGRVVAKALDTVRQKAAVGVSLLELDEIAAAVIDDAGATSSFRGYHPGHAPTPYPGVICSSVNDAVVHGIPNGYRLQDGDLVSIDCGASVDGLHGDSAVSFVVGEARPDDLELVDTTERALRAGIDALQPGARMGDVSHAIGVIGRAAGYGLLENHGGHGVGRAMHQDPFVPNEGRAGRGMRLRPGLVLALEPMFLAGGRDGYRVAGDGWTLRTLDGSRAAHAEHTVAVTEDGPLMLTAP
- a CDS encoding helix-turn-helix domain-containing protein, producing the protein MVRTPLTPWERQRGERLGALLRAARGKRSMVAVAADAGLSPETLRKIETGRAPTPAFFTVAALASVLGISLDDIAAACGEHPEAGQALSA
- a CDS encoding thioesterase II family protein, with product MERSRTGAETGGHAPGGGSAGGGATARAAWLRTPRPRPGAAWQLFCLPYAGAILTPYGDWGRRLGPGVEVSCVELPGRGARSAEPPQRSVDRIVAGLAGPLLDAVRGPYALFGHSFGALLAFELSHALTGLGRPPGRLIVSGCVPPCVPRGSRRLHDLPDDRLLEYAVELAGAPTRALRAFMLPTLPLLRADLEAFDTYAYAERPALTTPLTAVRGEADRFVPAGSLPRWGELTTGPFRTGTLPGGHMYLREQTGPLLSVVREDLEGAPGPSR
- a CDS encoding CapA family protein, producing the protein MSITVALAGDTMLGRCVAERLEQDPRPATVLSAALRGLVAGADAFVLNLECCVSDRGEPWPAPGKPFFFRAPPAAATVLADLGADCVTLANNHALDYGFDALADTRALLTRAGVRSVGAGPDPAAARRFALLEAGATRLAVVGVTDHPEDFAAGPDRPGVAYADLARGVPGWLADLVGRAAAEADAVLVTPHWGPNMTSAPPPHVRHTAAALLEAGATLVAGHSAHVFHGVADRCLFDMGDFVDDYAVDPVLRNDLGLLFLVTLDGTGPARPRPVRVEAVPLHLDFCRTTQASGDEWEWIRDRFTRACAEFGTTVTVRGERLVVDWA